The following are from one region of the Microcoleus sp. FACHB-831 genome:
- a CDS encoding DUF6939 family protein: MPLFVKSRRTSRDLRQRYGEAAIVDLTSRGSEPWLRFSPFYPHGGIPVPFSPGHFSMSVEGIWQGLKVFESADVDKSKLSITNMKGIKRTTRIYGKVLGHRAGLTGDKLLSYADARRVIYLPSYKWVLENCLGNQLDELKQLSAEQTVLLLDYETNCDLDDLSSPLSHAGLVKRYLEGNWHG; the protein is encoded by the coding sequence ATGCCGCTTTTTGTAAAAAGTCGCCGCACCTCCCGCGATTTGCGTCAACGCTATGGGGAAGCCGCTATCGTTGACCTTACCTCGCGTGGTTCAGAACCTTGGCTGCGCTTTAGCCCTTTTTACCCGCATGGAGGAATTCCCGTTCCTTTTTCGCCGGGACACTTCAGCATGAGTGTAGAAGGGATTTGGCAAGGGTTGAAAGTTTTTGAGTCTGCTGACGTAGACAAGAGCAAACTCAGCATAACTAATATGAAGGGTATCAAGCGCACGACAAGAATTTATGGAAAAGTATTAGGACATCGTGCAGGCTTAACAGGAGACAAACTTTTGTCCTATGCAGACGCACGTCGTGTTATTTACCTACCTTCGTATAAATGGGTGCTAGAAAATTGTCTTGGGAACCAACTCGACGAACTGAAACAACTTAGTGCAGAACAAACAGTTTTGTTATTAGATTATGAAACCAACTGCGACCTAGATGATTTATCTAGTCCTTTATCACACGCAGGTTTAGTCAAGCGATACCTGGAAGGTAACTGGCATGGTTAA
- a CDS encoding RNA 2'-phosphotransferase has protein sequence MNNSRQVKISKYLSYILRHNPGEIGLELALGGWISVDELLTACKKHRFPITRAELDEVVAQNDKKRFSYDSTGTLIRANQGHSVEINLQLEPAVPPDVLYHGTGHKSVESIMQNGLRKMSRHHVHLSPDIATAEAVGKRHGRPVVFAVDAAAMHKAGYEFYCSENGVWLVDSVSPEYLQQILKAVG, from the coding sequence ATGAACAATTCACGCCAAGTTAAAATCAGCAAATATCTCAGTTATATTCTGCGGCACAATCCTGGGGAGATTGGTCTTGAACTTGCGCTTGGAGGCTGGATTTCGGTAGATGAACTTTTAACAGCGTGTAAAAAGCACAGATTTCCCATTACCCGCGCTGAATTAGATGAGGTAGTCGCACAAAATGATAAAAAACGCTTTTCTTATGACTCTACAGGCACCTTAATTCGTGCTAACCAAGGGCATAGCGTAGAAATTAATTTGCAATTGGAACCCGCTGTACCTCCAGATGTGCTATACCACGGTACAGGACACAAATCCGTCGAATCAATTATGCAGAATGGTCTTCGGAAAATGTCACGGCATCACGTTCATCTATCGCCGGATATTGCGACAGCCGAAGCTGTAGGTAAACGTCATGGTCGCCCAGTAGTTTTTGCGGTAGATGCTGCTGCAATGCACAAAGCAGGATATGAATTTTATTGTTCTGAGAATGGGGTTTGGCTAGTGGATAGCGTTTCACCCGAATATCTGCAACAGATATTAAAGGCTGTTGGATAA
- a CDS encoding AAA family ATPase has translation MGSGYFGNQEDNSTPKNPQAKGLLGAGWRPLNRQLDWGFLWHLLFNDSKELTQKGLDLASDIADAMGRNEYTWWANILNVFSENTRYEVDEFWNYITPEPPTPDYRYKDVLWVDAPVIQFVSRNSIPIDYVLNRLQEITIFKILDLVERPDMITQYYLDRHFYYPVDRFVNWERLDIINTVYAFWSKQQVWLEIENLDRGRRRYTLMAKELAPLINKATYNLAVMLSGYQSRVGQIHSQFPIRSFPEDIQGFTDTVQQAILDQNQLAVLVNGDPGTGKTAWTQAVAKEILAPLGYVIFILDHDAVENFVPPSYLERICIIINEADNLAKNRALDAAQNNNKTEHILSLLDGTLYQSVIDESGIQAKQKLVILMTCNTTERLDPAVLRKGRVDLTHEFIHRFV, from the coding sequence ATGGGATCAGGATATTTTGGAAACCAAGAAGACAATTCTACACCCAAAAACCCGCAAGCAAAAGGTTTATTGGGCGCTGGCTGGCGACCCTTAAACCGACAGCTTGACTGGGGGTTTCTGTGGCATCTTTTGTTTAACGACTCTAAGGAGCTAACACAAAAAGGTTTGGACTTAGCCAGCGATATTGCTGATGCTATGGGACGCAACGAATATACCTGGTGGGCAAATATATTAAATGTCTTTTCTGAGAATACGCGATACGAAGTAGATGAGTTTTGGAACTACATTACTCCCGAACCTCCTACCCCAGATTATCGGTATAAAGATGTTTTATGGGTTGATGCGCCTGTCATCCAATTCGTAAGCCGCAATAGTATTCCCATTGATTACGTTTTGAACCGATTACAGGAAATTACTATTTTCAAAATTCTGGATTTAGTGGAGCGTCCGGATATGATTACCCAATATTATCTAGACAGACATTTTTATTATCCTGTAGATCGGTTTGTTAATTGGGAACGCCTCGACATTATTAACACAGTTTATGCTTTCTGGTCTAAGCAACAAGTTTGGCTAGAAATCGAAAACTTAGACAGGGGACGGCGACGCTATACCCTGATGGCTAAGGAACTAGCGCCACTGATTAATAAAGCAACTTATAATTTGGCGGTGATGCTGAGTGGCTACCAAAGCCGCGTGGGACAGATTCACAGTCAGTTTCCAATTCGGTCTTTTCCAGAGGATATTCAAGGCTTTACTGATACAGTACAGCAGGCGATTCTCGACCAAAATCAGTTGGCTGTGTTAGTAAATGGAGATCCTGGTACAGGTAAAACTGCTTGGACGCAAGCTGTAGCTAAGGAAATTCTCGCGCCTCTAGGATATGTCATTTTTATTCTGGATCACGATGCGGTTGAGAATTTTGTTCCACCAAGTTATTTGGAGCGAATTTGTATCATCATCAATGAAGCTGACAATTTAGCCAAAAATCGAGCTTTGGATGCTGCTCAGAATAATAATAAAACTGAGCATATTTTGAGCTTGCTGGATGGAACTTTGTATCAAAGTGTAATTGATGAATCTGGTATTCAGGCTAAACAAAAACTGGTGATTTTGATGACTTGCAACACGACAGAAAGATTAGATCCCGCCGTTCTACGCAAGGGAAGGGTTGATTTAACTCATGAATTTATTCACAGATTTGTGTAA
- a CDS encoding bis(5'-nucleosyl)-tetraphosphatase → MRQVKSCGVIVIRREPRLSFLLMQHTHRYDLPKGHIEFGEDEWGCAIRELYEETGIAASDLDFDPQFRFSHSYQLRYKRYGGETVNKTVVIFLGWLKHEVNVICSEHGNFTWVEWNPPHAIQKQTIDALLEQLNLYFMEDESRIFR, encoded by the coding sequence ATGCGACAAGTAAAGTCCTGCGGCGTAATCGTCATCAGAAGGGAGCCGCGTTTAAGTTTCCTGCTGATGCAGCATACCCATCGTTATGATTTGCCAAAAGGTCATATTGAATTTGGCGAGGATGAGTGGGGTTGTGCTATACGCGAACTATATGAGGAAACGGGTATTGCAGCCAGCGACTTAGATTTTGATCCGCAATTTCGCTTCAGCCATAGTTATCAACTCCGCTACAAACGATACGGTGGTGAAACTGTTAATAAGACGGTGGTTATTTTTCTGGGATGGCTGAAGCACGAAGTGAATGTAATTTGTAGTGAACACGGCAATTTTACCTGGGTGGAATGGAATCCGCCTCATGCAATTCAAAAACAAACTATAGATGCTTTGCTGGAACAGTTGAATTTGTATTTTATGGAGGATGAATCTAGAATTTTTAGATAA